From Miscanthus floridulus cultivar M001 chromosome 15, ASM1932011v1, whole genome shotgun sequence, the proteins below share one genomic window:
- the LOC136506888 gene encoding uncharacterized protein, whose product MRPRRRPRRASAPPEHHRLDIRQRLRPRRPPATSSFTVPSPRPAASTPCDRVVILAVRQRHRNITASTSASAFVLDVRPRRRPSPCQRLDPPRRRRATASSSSPCVSAARTSPPRRPPAPLSSTSARDVVLQRAIATTRRVDAMRRVVVLAVRQRRRNITASTSASAFVLDVRLRRRPSPCQRRDPPRRRRATASSSSPCVSAAGTSPPRRPPAPSSSTSARDVVLHRANVVTRRVDTVRPRRRPRRASAPPEHHRLDVRQRLRPRRPPATSSFTVPSPRPAASTPCDRVVVLAVRQRRRNITASTSASAFVLDVCPRRRPSPCHRRDPPRRRRATASSSSPCVSAAGTPPPRRPPSPSSSTSARDVILHRAIVATRRVDTVRPRRRPRRALAPPEHHCLDVR is encoded by the coding sequence ATGCGACCGCGTCGTCGTCCTCGCCGTGCGTCAGCGCCGCCGGAACATCACCGCCTCGACATCCGCCAGCGCCTTCGTCCTCGACGTCCACCCGCGACGTCGTCCTTCACCGTGCCATCGCCGCGACCCGCCGCGTCGACGCCGTGCGACCGCGTCGTCATCCTCGCCGTGCGTCAGCGCCACCGGAACATcaccgcctcgacgtccgccagCGCCTTCGTCCTCGACGTCCGCCCGCGACGTCGTCCTTCACCGTGCCAACGTCTTGACCCGCCGCGTCGACGCCGTGCGACCGCGTCGTCGTCCTCGCCGTGCGTCAGCGCCGCCAGAACGTcaccgcctcgacgtccgccagCGCCTTTGTCCTCGACGTCCGCCCGCGACGTCGTCCTTCAACGTGCCATCGCCACGACCCGCCGCGTTGACGCCATGCGACGCGTCGTCGTCCTCGCCGTGCGTCAGCGCCGCCGGAACATcaccgcctcgacgtccgccagCGCCTTCGTCCTCGATGTCCGCCTGCGACGTCGTCCTTCACCGTGCCAACGTCGTGACCCGCCGCGTCGACGCCGTGCGACCGCGTCGTCGTCCTCGCCGTGCGTCAGCGCCGCCGGAACATcaccgcctcgacgtccgccagCGCCTTCGTCCTCGACGTCCGCCCGCGATGTCGTCCTTCACCGTGCCAACGTCGTGACCCGCCGCGTCGACACCGTGCGACCGCGTCGTCGTCCTCGCCGTGCGTCAGCGCCGCCGGAACATcaccgcctcgacgtccgccagCGCCTTCGTCCTCGACGTCCACCCGCGACATCGTCCTTCACCGTGCCATCGCCGCGACCCGCCGCGTCGACGCCGTGCGACCGCGTCGTCGTCCTCGCTGTGCGTCAGCGCCGCCGGAACATCACCGCCTCGACGTCTGCCAGCGCCTTCGTCCTCGACGTCTGCCCGCGACGTCGTCCTTCACCGTGCCATCGCCGCGACCCGCCGCGTCGACGCCGTGCGACCGCGTCGTCGTCCTCGCCGTGCGTCAGCGCCGCCGGAACACCACCGCCTCGACGTCCACCATCGCCTTCGTCCTCGACGTCCGCCCGCGACGTCATCCTTCACCGTGCCATCGTCGCGACCCGCCGCGTCGACACCGTCCGACCACGTCGTCGTCCTCGCCGTGCTTTAGCGCCGCCGGAACACCACTGCCTCGACGTCCGCTAG